The following is a genomic window from Opitutus sp. GAS368.
CGCCATGGAGGGGGTGCCCCAACCGCAGATCACCCTGACACTGCAATCAGACGGAGCATCGGTCGTGTTGAGCGTGCGTGACGTCGGGTCGGGCATCAGTCCCGAAAACCTCAGCCGCATATTCGACCCGTTCTTCACAACCAAAGGTCCGCGAGGCACGGGGCTGGGGCTGAGCGTTTCCCTGGGCATCGTGCAGCAACACGGCGGGGAGATCACCGCTGAAAGCACGCCAGGCGAGGGTTCGACCTTTTCGATCCACTTGCCCGTCGGCCAGCCGCCTTCCGCTCTGCTGACGACCGCAGCAGAACCGGCCGAACCCGTCGCCCATCCCGGACCCAGCCGCCGGCGTGCGTTGGTGGTCGATGATGAGGAGTTTGTGCGACAATACATGCAGGAAGCCCTGAGGGTCTGTTTCAACTGCAGCGTGGAGGGGGTGCCTGATGGCCTCGAGGCCGTCGAGAAACTCCGGCGGGGCCATTACGACTTGATCCTCTCCGACATCCGGATGCCCCGGATGGACGGTTTTCAACTCCGCGCCTGGCTGGCGGAAAACCGCCCCGATTTGAGCGGCCGCCTGGTCTTTGTGACCGGGCACGCGGGTGCCGTCGATCTCGACCAGAATCTCGGCGGGCTGCCCCTGCCGGTGATTCGCAAGCCGTTCACCCTGGACACCATCGCCGCCATTTGCCGACCGATCCTTGAAAGCAGCTCGGAGTCTTTTGCCCCAATCGCCTGAGCTGACGACTTGGGTGTTGGTGCACCTCCGGTCGCCTAAGCGGACTATGCCGGCTGATTGACTGCTAGGTCGCGTCGTAACCTTTGTAAAAATCGCCTCGCCTCCGAACCGGCTTTGAATATTCGGTCAGGAGCATGATTTCCTTCAAGAAGCTTCTGGGTAAGGAAGAGAAGTTCTACGATCTGCTCGAGGCGAGCGCCGACGAGGCCCGTGTCAGCACCGACCTGCTGGTCAAAATCCTGAGCAACGACGGGTCCATGGCGGCCACCAACATCCACGACATCATTCAGACGCGCCGCAAGGACAAGCGCATCACCCAGGAAATCACCGAGGAGCTCTGCAAGACCTTCGTCACCCCGCTGGAGCGCGAGGACATCGAGGCCCTCTCCCTCGCCCTCTACCGCATCCCCAAGACCGTTGAGAAGATTGTCGAGCGCCTGACCATCTGCCCGGCCCGCGTCCCGCGCGAAAGCCTCCAGAAGCAGGTCGTCCTGCTCGAGCAGGCCGTCGAATCGGTCGTCGCCATGGTCAAGCAGCTCCGCAACGGCACGCAGGTCGAGCGCATCACCGACCACCACGCCAAGCTCCAGTTCGCCGAGGGCGAGGCGGACAAGGTCATGCTCGCACTGGTCAAGGACCTCTACAACGGCCCTTACGACGCCAAGGAGGTCTTCATCCTGATGGAACTCTATGATTTGGTGGAGACCGCCGTCGACCGGGCGCGTGACGCCGGCCAGGTGGTCTTCATGATCATGCTGAAATACTCGTGATTTACTGTCGCCGACACGCCGCGCTTGCCGGGCGACTGGCCCGGACAAACACCGGCCGGCCAGCAGGCCGGAACCGTGCAAGCCACCCCCGAGCCTCCGTGCCATGACCATCTTCCTGATCGTCCTCCTGACAGCACTGGTCTTCGAGTATATCAACGGCTTTCACGACGCCGCCAACGCCATCGCCACGGTCGTCTCGACCAAGGTGCTGACGCCCCGCCAGGCCATCGCGCTGGCCGCCGTCTTCAACCTGATCGGCGCCCTGATGGGCACCGCCGTGGCCAGCACCATCGGCAAGGGCCTGGTCGACACCAACGTTGTCACGATGATCACGATCTTTTCCGGCCTGGTCGGCGCCATCATCTGGAACCTCGTGACCTGGTGGTTCGGCCTGCCCTCCAGTTCCAGCCACGCGCTCATCGGCGGCCTCTGCGGCGCCGCGCTCGCCTCGGCCAACGACGACTGGAACGTGCTGAACTGGGCCACCGGCCTCTGGCCCAAGGTCGTGCTGCCCATGAT
Proteins encoded in this region:
- a CDS encoding DUF47 family protein codes for the protein MISFKKLLGKEEKFYDLLEASADEARVSTDLLVKILSNDGSMAATNIHDIIQTRRKDKRITQEITEELCKTFVTPLEREDIEALSLALYRIPKTVEKIVERLTICPARVPRESLQKQVVLLEQAVESVVAMVKQLRNGTQVERITDHHAKLQFAEGEADKVMLALVKDLYNGPYDAKEVFILMELYDLVETAVDRARDAGQVVFMIMLKYS